The Nitrospinaceae bacterium genome includes a region encoding these proteins:
- a CDS encoding Rrf2 family transcriptional regulator, with the protein MALYSKSVQNAVTILTFIARRGGGAPITVNEIAKETGVSGPTVAKTVQPLVKRGVLSSRKGPGGGFVLALSAKEICLGAIVMAVEGREPFGECMAGLTSCSEDNICPLHDRWKGVKMALLEFMEKTKLEDMVCAVEQMIEEKNQLDSEKKIDSGIQNFFEI; encoded by the coding sequence ATGGCTCTGTACTCAAAGTCAGTTCAGAATGCGGTCACCATCCTCACCTTTATCGCGAGGAGGGGCGGGGGCGCGCCGATAACGGTCAATGAAATTGCAAAGGAGACGGGCGTATCAGGGCCAACGGTTGCGAAAACGGTTCAGCCTCTTGTAAAGAGAGGTGTGCTGAGTTCCCGCAAAGGGCCGGGAGGGGGATTTGTTCTGGCGCTCTCAGCAAAAGAAATATGTCTTGGCGCAATTGTCATGGCAGTGGAGGGCAGGGAGCCATTCGGAGAATGTATGGCGGGTCTTACCTCTTGCTCGGAGGATAATATTTGTCCCCTTCACGATAGGTGGAAGGGGGTTAAGATGGCGCTACTCGAATTTATGGAAAAGACCAAACTTGAAGATATGGTTTGCGCGGTTGAGCAGATGATAGAGGAAAAGAATCAATTAGACTCAGAGAAAAAAATAGACTCAGGGATACAAAACTTTTTCGAAATTTAA